In Papaver somniferum cultivar HN1 unplaced genomic scaffold, ASM357369v1 unplaced-scaffold_80, whole genome shotgun sequence, the following proteins share a genomic window:
- the LOC113344864 gene encoding uncharacterized protein PFB0145c-like isoform X3, protein MAGGKSTRVKAPGKQQRAAKVAAPRHSPANVVPRVSEITEHPINVTCRSRPNSIKDYTSQLDGTYLKMFEHSCFGHLIHLPSVSFCSTLVHNVMLRRKDPSKDDDEEEAMSFIIGNQEICFGEREFAMMSGLNFQGTEKIDMNFKKIPLMEAHFPGKKNVKLADVIEKFKQLPNSEDKLKLGLLCIAENVIMGCGLDVNVNKRHFLLVNNLKEFNNYPWGKLSYRATRRSLINASNKTDISKAEKTLGALVYNLYGFPHVFQAWIFQSIPSLTEKYAVKNKDCPQALHPRILRFKVTRTRRPLHKQILKELSCVDIKVLSPLHPTKEELKEGYMAGFLSDEEVSGATGHENDPSIQELNGEDKATEEWEANFYSNPTNSLEDAPAAKDKGLSSDREVSVAKRYQNDSCIQEFNGEDEATQECEANYRSNSSNSLVGKQNGTTTKEVITLAGGEDQDVECLEDLKFKLRSEIDKLNKEREELGTDRYKLLEENAILNFKKLKLGRDTELLNEEKMKLQSDVELLNKEKSTVQVEICLLNEKKIILESEIELLSNEKTNLCNETELLNKEKTKLPSDLEFLHRGKSALQGDICSPNGKKTTLQDDICSLDEKKTAVQDDICSLNEKKATVQDDICSLNEKKFIVQGDVCWLNEKKITIQDDICLIIEKKTIIQGDIRSLSEKKTNLESEIESLSNQKTNLGNDNEFLDKEKTRLQTEIEILNKERTEVRSDFEFLIQEKTKLGTNVKFLLDEKNKLQADIEFHNGEKTEFIRSVMADLSKSFYEREKTLAENEKMFIELKEINQTLVAEEKFYTEELQEARQVLIKQMESEKATTNTVIGVKKRKRRDPELWNFRENKRATLKEVICFQLNRTDK, encoded by the exons ATGGCTGGTGGTAAGTCTACTAGAGTAAAGGCCCCAGGGAAACAGCAGCGTGCAGCTAAGGTG GCTGCACCGAGACACAGTCCTGCCAATGTTGTACCTCG AGTGTCTGAAATAACGGAGCACCCTATAAACGTAACTTGCCGATCGAGACCCAACAGTATTAAGGACTACACAAGCCAATTGGATGGTACATATCTTAAAATGTTCGAACACAGTTGCTTTGGGCATCTTATACACTTACCAAGTGTTTCGTTTTGTTCGACTCTCGTCCATAATGTAATGTTGAGGAGAAAAGATCCTTCAAAAGATGACGATGAGGAGGAGGCTATGTCCTTTATTATTGGCAATCAAGAGATATGTTTTGGAGAAAGAGAGTTCGCAATGATGTCGGGGTTAAACTTTCAGGGGACTGAAAAAATAGACATGAACTTTAAAAAGATACCTCTCATGGAAGCCCATTTTCCAGGTAAGAAAAATGTTAAGTTGGCAGACGTGATAGAGAAATTCAAACAACTGCCAAACAGTGAGGACAAACTAAAGCTAGGCTTGCTTTGCATCGCTGAAAATGTAATTATGGGCTGTGGGTTAGATGTCAACGTAAATAAACGTCATTTCCTCCTAGTTAACAACCTCAAGGAGTTCAACAACTACCCTTGGGGGAAGCTGTCGTACAGAGCGACAAGACGTTCTCTCATCAATGCGTCAAATAAAACAGATATTTCCAAAGCGGAAAAAACACTTGGCGCATTGGTTTATAATTTGTACGGATTCCCACATGTTTTTCAG GCTTGGATTTTCCAAAGTATACCCAGTTTAACAGAGAAGTATGCCGTCAAAAACAAAGATTGCCCTCAGGCCCTTCACCCTCGTATCTTGCGCTTCAAAGTGACTAGAACTCGTAGACCATTGCATAAACAAATCCTGAAAGAATTGAGCTGTGTAGAC ataaaGGTTTTGTCACCTTTACACCCTACAAAAGAAGAACTAAAAGAAGGCTACATGGCTGGATTTTTAAGTGATGAGGAGGTTTCAGGAGCCACTGGACATGAAAATGATCCAAGCATCCAAGAGCTTAATGGCGAGGACAAAGCTACCGAAGAATGGGAAGCGAATTTTTATTCTAACCCCACGAATTCTTTG GAGGATGCCCCTGCTGCCAAGGACAAAGGACTATCAAGTGATAGGGAGGTTTCAGTAGCCAAAAGGTATCAAAATGATTCATGCATCCAAGAGTTTAATGGCGAAGATGAAGCTACTCAAGAATGTGAAGCAAATTATCGGTCCAACTCTTCTAATTCCTTG GTTGGGAAGCAAAATGGCACCACAACCAAAGAAGTTATAACTTTAGCAGGTGGTGAGGATCAAGATGTTGAGTGTCTTGAAGATTTGAAGTTCAAACTCAGAAGCGAGATTGATAAACTTAACAAAGAAAGAGAGGAATTGGGGACTGATCGTTATAAGCTTTTGGAAGAGAACGCTATACTTAATTTCAAGAAGTTAAAACTTGGAAGAGATACCGAGTTACTCAACGAGGAGAAGATGAAACTGCAAAGTGATGTTGAACTGCTCAACAAAGAAAAATCTACTGTACAAGTTGAGATTTGTTTGCTCAATGAAAAGAAGATTATTCTGGAAAGTGAAATTGAATTGCTTAGTAATGAGAAGACTAACTTGTGCAATGAGACTGAGTTGCTCAACAAGGAGAAGACAAAACTGCCAAGTGATCTTGAATTTCTCCACAGAGGAAAGTCTGCACTACAAGGTGATATTTGTTCGCCCAATGGAAAGAAGACTACACTACAAGATGATATTTGTTCGCTCGATGAAAAGAAAACTGCGGTACAAGATGATATTTGTTCGCTCAATGAAAAGAAAGCTACGGTACAAGATGATATTTGTTCACTCAATGAAAAGAAgtttattgtgcaaggtgatgtTTGTTGGCTCAATGAAAAGAAGATTACAATACAGGATGATATTTGTTTGATTATTGAGAAGAAGACTATAATACAAGGTGATATTCGTTCGCTCAGTGAAAAGAAGACTAATCTGGAAAGTGAAATCGAATCACTTAGCAATCAGAAGACTAACTTGGGAAATGATAATGAGTTTCTTGACAAGGAGAAGACGAGATTGCAAACTGAAATTGAGATTCTTAATAAGGAGAGGACAGAAGTGCGAAGTGATTTCGAATTTCTCATCCAAGAGAAAACTAAACTGGGAACGAATGTTAAGTTCCTCCTAGATGAGAAGAATAAACTGCAAGCTGACATTGAATTTCACAATGGAGAGAAGACTGAATTTATACGTTCCGTGATGGCTGATCTTAGTAAGTCCTTTTATGAACGTGAGAAAACATTGGCTGAGAatgaaaaaatgttcatagaGCTTAAAGAGATAAACCAAACATTGGTTGCTGAGGAAAAGTTTTACACTGAAGAGCTTCAGGAAGCTCGCCAAGTACTTATCAAG CAAATGGAGTCAGAAAAGGCAACCACAAATACGGTGATTGGagtaaaaaagagaaagagaagagatCCAGAGCTGTGGAATTTCAGAGAGAACAAGAGAGCCACGCTGAAAGAAGTCATTTGTTTTCAATTGAACCGTACAGATAAGTAA
- the LOC113344864 gene encoding uncharacterized protein PFB0145c-like isoform X2 — protein sequence MAGGKSTRVKAPGKQQRAAKAAPRHSPANVVPRVSEITEHPINVTCRSRPNSIKDYTSQLDGTYLKMFEHSCFGHLIHLPSVSFCSTLVHNVMLRRKDPSKDDDEEEAMSFIIGNQEICFGEREFAMMSGLNFQGTEKIDMNFKKIPLMEAHFPGKKNVKLADVIEKFKQLPNSEDKLKLGLLCIAENVIMGCGLDVNVNKRHFLLVNNLKEFNNYPWGKLSYRATRRSLINASNKTDISKAEKTLGALVYNLYGFPHVFQAWIFQSIPSLTEKYAVKNKDCPQALHPRILRFKVTRTRRPLHKQILKELSCVDIKVLSPLHPTKEELKEGYMAGFLSDEEVSGATGHENDPSIQELNGEDKATEEWEANFYSNPTNSLEDAPAAKDKGLSSDREVSVAKRYQNDSCIQEFNGEDEATQECEANYRSNSSNSLKVGKQNGTTTKEVITLAGGEDQDVECLEDLKFKLRSEIDKLNKEREELGTDRYKLLEENAILNFKKLKLGRDTELLNEEKMKLQSDVELLNKEKSTVQVEICLLNEKKIILESEIELLSNEKTNLCNETELLNKEKTKLPSDLEFLHRGKSALQGDICSPNGKKTTLQDDICSLDEKKTAVQDDICSLNEKKATVQDDICSLNEKKFIVQGDVCWLNEKKITIQDDICLIIEKKTIIQGDIRSLSEKKTNLESEIESLSNQKTNLGNDNEFLDKEKTRLQTEIEILNKERTEVRSDFEFLIQEKTKLGTNVKFLLDEKNKLQADIEFHNGEKTEFIRSVMADLSKSFYEREKTLAENEKMFIELKEINQTLVAEEKFYTEELQEARQVLIKQMESEKATTNTVIGVKKRKRRDPELWNFRENKRATLKEVICFQLNRTDK from the exons ATGGCTGGTGGTAAGTCTACTAGAGTAAAGGCCCCAGGGAAACAGCAGCGTGCAGCTAAG GCTGCACCGAGACACAGTCCTGCCAATGTTGTACCTCG AGTGTCTGAAATAACGGAGCACCCTATAAACGTAACTTGCCGATCGAGACCCAACAGTATTAAGGACTACACAAGCCAATTGGATGGTACATATCTTAAAATGTTCGAACACAGTTGCTTTGGGCATCTTATACACTTACCAAGTGTTTCGTTTTGTTCGACTCTCGTCCATAATGTAATGTTGAGGAGAAAAGATCCTTCAAAAGATGACGATGAGGAGGAGGCTATGTCCTTTATTATTGGCAATCAAGAGATATGTTTTGGAGAAAGAGAGTTCGCAATGATGTCGGGGTTAAACTTTCAGGGGACTGAAAAAATAGACATGAACTTTAAAAAGATACCTCTCATGGAAGCCCATTTTCCAGGTAAGAAAAATGTTAAGTTGGCAGACGTGATAGAGAAATTCAAACAACTGCCAAACAGTGAGGACAAACTAAAGCTAGGCTTGCTTTGCATCGCTGAAAATGTAATTATGGGCTGTGGGTTAGATGTCAACGTAAATAAACGTCATTTCCTCCTAGTTAACAACCTCAAGGAGTTCAACAACTACCCTTGGGGGAAGCTGTCGTACAGAGCGACAAGACGTTCTCTCATCAATGCGTCAAATAAAACAGATATTTCCAAAGCGGAAAAAACACTTGGCGCATTGGTTTATAATTTGTACGGATTCCCACATGTTTTTCAG GCTTGGATTTTCCAAAGTATACCCAGTTTAACAGAGAAGTATGCCGTCAAAAACAAAGATTGCCCTCAGGCCCTTCACCCTCGTATCTTGCGCTTCAAAGTGACTAGAACTCGTAGACCATTGCATAAACAAATCCTGAAAGAATTGAGCTGTGTAGAC ataaaGGTTTTGTCACCTTTACACCCTACAAAAGAAGAACTAAAAGAAGGCTACATGGCTGGATTTTTAAGTGATGAGGAGGTTTCAGGAGCCACTGGACATGAAAATGATCCAAGCATCCAAGAGCTTAATGGCGAGGACAAAGCTACCGAAGAATGGGAAGCGAATTTTTATTCTAACCCCACGAATTCTTTG GAGGATGCCCCTGCTGCCAAGGACAAAGGACTATCAAGTGATAGGGAGGTTTCAGTAGCCAAAAGGTATCAAAATGATTCATGCATCCAAGAGTTTAATGGCGAAGATGAAGCTACTCAAGAATGTGAAGCAAATTATCGGTCCAACTCTTCTAATTCCTTG AAGGTTGGGAAGCAAAATGGCACCACAACCAAAGAAGTTATAACTTTAGCAGGTGGTGAGGATCAAGATGTTGAGTGTCTTGAAGATTTGAAGTTCAAACTCAGAAGCGAGATTGATAAACTTAACAAAGAAAGAGAGGAATTGGGGACTGATCGTTATAAGCTTTTGGAAGAGAACGCTATACTTAATTTCAAGAAGTTAAAACTTGGAAGAGATACCGAGTTACTCAACGAGGAGAAGATGAAACTGCAAAGTGATGTTGAACTGCTCAACAAAGAAAAATCTACTGTACAAGTTGAGATTTGTTTGCTCAATGAAAAGAAGATTATTCTGGAAAGTGAAATTGAATTGCTTAGTAATGAGAAGACTAACTTGTGCAATGAGACTGAGTTGCTCAACAAGGAGAAGACAAAACTGCCAAGTGATCTTGAATTTCTCCACAGAGGAAAGTCTGCACTACAAGGTGATATTTGTTCGCCCAATGGAAAGAAGACTACACTACAAGATGATATTTGTTCGCTCGATGAAAAGAAAACTGCGGTACAAGATGATATTTGTTCGCTCAATGAAAAGAAAGCTACGGTACAAGATGATATTTGTTCACTCAATGAAAAGAAgtttattgtgcaaggtgatgtTTGTTGGCTCAATGAAAAGAAGATTACAATACAGGATGATATTTGTTTGATTATTGAGAAGAAGACTATAATACAAGGTGATATTCGTTCGCTCAGTGAAAAGAAGACTAATCTGGAAAGTGAAATCGAATCACTTAGCAATCAGAAGACTAACTTGGGAAATGATAATGAGTTTCTTGACAAGGAGAAGACGAGATTGCAAACTGAAATTGAGATTCTTAATAAGGAGAGGACAGAAGTGCGAAGTGATTTCGAATTTCTCATCCAAGAGAAAACTAAACTGGGAACGAATGTTAAGTTCCTCCTAGATGAGAAGAATAAACTGCAAGCTGACATTGAATTTCACAATGGAGAGAAGACTGAATTTATACGTTCCGTGATGGCTGATCTTAGTAAGTCCTTTTATGAACGTGAGAAAACATTGGCTGAGAatgaaaaaatgttcatagaGCTTAAAGAGATAAACCAAACATTGGTTGCTGAGGAAAAGTTTTACACTGAAGAGCTTCAGGAAGCTCGCCAAGTACTTATCAAG CAAATGGAGTCAGAAAAGGCAACCACAAATACGGTGATTGGagtaaaaaagagaaagagaagagatCCAGAGCTGTGGAATTTCAGAGAGAACAAGAGAGCCACGCTGAAAGAAGTCATTTGTTTTCAATTGAACCGTACAGATAAGTAA
- the LOC113344864 gene encoding uncharacterized protein PFB0145c-like isoform X1: MAGGKSTRVKAPGKQQRAAKVAAPRHSPANVVPRVSEITEHPINVTCRSRPNSIKDYTSQLDGTYLKMFEHSCFGHLIHLPSVSFCSTLVHNVMLRRKDPSKDDDEEEAMSFIIGNQEICFGEREFAMMSGLNFQGTEKIDMNFKKIPLMEAHFPGKKNVKLADVIEKFKQLPNSEDKLKLGLLCIAENVIMGCGLDVNVNKRHFLLVNNLKEFNNYPWGKLSYRATRRSLINASNKTDISKAEKTLGALVYNLYGFPHVFQAWIFQSIPSLTEKYAVKNKDCPQALHPRILRFKVTRTRRPLHKQILKELSCVDIKVLSPLHPTKEELKEGYMAGFLSDEEVSGATGHENDPSIQELNGEDKATEEWEANFYSNPTNSLEDAPAAKDKGLSSDREVSVAKRYQNDSCIQEFNGEDEATQECEANYRSNSSNSLKVGKQNGTTTKEVITLAGGEDQDVECLEDLKFKLRSEIDKLNKEREELGTDRYKLLEENAILNFKKLKLGRDTELLNEEKMKLQSDVELLNKEKSTVQVEICLLNEKKIILESEIELLSNEKTNLCNETELLNKEKTKLPSDLEFLHRGKSALQGDICSPNGKKTTLQDDICSLDEKKTAVQDDICSLNEKKATVQDDICSLNEKKFIVQGDVCWLNEKKITIQDDICLIIEKKTIIQGDIRSLSEKKTNLESEIESLSNQKTNLGNDNEFLDKEKTRLQTEIEILNKERTEVRSDFEFLIQEKTKLGTNVKFLLDEKNKLQADIEFHNGEKTEFIRSVMADLSKSFYEREKTLAENEKMFIELKEINQTLVAEEKFYTEELQEARQVLIKQMESEKATTNTVIGVKKRKRRDPELWNFRENKRATLKEVICFQLNRTDK; encoded by the exons ATGGCTGGTGGTAAGTCTACTAGAGTAAAGGCCCCAGGGAAACAGCAGCGTGCAGCTAAGGTG GCTGCACCGAGACACAGTCCTGCCAATGTTGTACCTCG AGTGTCTGAAATAACGGAGCACCCTATAAACGTAACTTGCCGATCGAGACCCAACAGTATTAAGGACTACACAAGCCAATTGGATGGTACATATCTTAAAATGTTCGAACACAGTTGCTTTGGGCATCTTATACACTTACCAAGTGTTTCGTTTTGTTCGACTCTCGTCCATAATGTAATGTTGAGGAGAAAAGATCCTTCAAAAGATGACGATGAGGAGGAGGCTATGTCCTTTATTATTGGCAATCAAGAGATATGTTTTGGAGAAAGAGAGTTCGCAATGATGTCGGGGTTAAACTTTCAGGGGACTGAAAAAATAGACATGAACTTTAAAAAGATACCTCTCATGGAAGCCCATTTTCCAGGTAAGAAAAATGTTAAGTTGGCAGACGTGATAGAGAAATTCAAACAACTGCCAAACAGTGAGGACAAACTAAAGCTAGGCTTGCTTTGCATCGCTGAAAATGTAATTATGGGCTGTGGGTTAGATGTCAACGTAAATAAACGTCATTTCCTCCTAGTTAACAACCTCAAGGAGTTCAACAACTACCCTTGGGGGAAGCTGTCGTACAGAGCGACAAGACGTTCTCTCATCAATGCGTCAAATAAAACAGATATTTCCAAAGCGGAAAAAACACTTGGCGCATTGGTTTATAATTTGTACGGATTCCCACATGTTTTTCAG GCTTGGATTTTCCAAAGTATACCCAGTTTAACAGAGAAGTATGCCGTCAAAAACAAAGATTGCCCTCAGGCCCTTCACCCTCGTATCTTGCGCTTCAAAGTGACTAGAACTCGTAGACCATTGCATAAACAAATCCTGAAAGAATTGAGCTGTGTAGAC ataaaGGTTTTGTCACCTTTACACCCTACAAAAGAAGAACTAAAAGAAGGCTACATGGCTGGATTTTTAAGTGATGAGGAGGTTTCAGGAGCCACTGGACATGAAAATGATCCAAGCATCCAAGAGCTTAATGGCGAGGACAAAGCTACCGAAGAATGGGAAGCGAATTTTTATTCTAACCCCACGAATTCTTTG GAGGATGCCCCTGCTGCCAAGGACAAAGGACTATCAAGTGATAGGGAGGTTTCAGTAGCCAAAAGGTATCAAAATGATTCATGCATCCAAGAGTTTAATGGCGAAGATGAAGCTACTCAAGAATGTGAAGCAAATTATCGGTCCAACTCTTCTAATTCCTTG AAGGTTGGGAAGCAAAATGGCACCACAACCAAAGAAGTTATAACTTTAGCAGGTGGTGAGGATCAAGATGTTGAGTGTCTTGAAGATTTGAAGTTCAAACTCAGAAGCGAGATTGATAAACTTAACAAAGAAAGAGAGGAATTGGGGACTGATCGTTATAAGCTTTTGGAAGAGAACGCTATACTTAATTTCAAGAAGTTAAAACTTGGAAGAGATACCGAGTTACTCAACGAGGAGAAGATGAAACTGCAAAGTGATGTTGAACTGCTCAACAAAGAAAAATCTACTGTACAAGTTGAGATTTGTTTGCTCAATGAAAAGAAGATTATTCTGGAAAGTGAAATTGAATTGCTTAGTAATGAGAAGACTAACTTGTGCAATGAGACTGAGTTGCTCAACAAGGAGAAGACAAAACTGCCAAGTGATCTTGAATTTCTCCACAGAGGAAAGTCTGCACTACAAGGTGATATTTGTTCGCCCAATGGAAAGAAGACTACACTACAAGATGATATTTGTTCGCTCGATGAAAAGAAAACTGCGGTACAAGATGATATTTGTTCGCTCAATGAAAAGAAAGCTACGGTACAAGATGATATTTGTTCACTCAATGAAAAGAAgtttattgtgcaaggtgatgtTTGTTGGCTCAATGAAAAGAAGATTACAATACAGGATGATATTTGTTTGATTATTGAGAAGAAGACTATAATACAAGGTGATATTCGTTCGCTCAGTGAAAAGAAGACTAATCTGGAAAGTGAAATCGAATCACTTAGCAATCAGAAGACTAACTTGGGAAATGATAATGAGTTTCTTGACAAGGAGAAGACGAGATTGCAAACTGAAATTGAGATTCTTAATAAGGAGAGGACAGAAGTGCGAAGTGATTTCGAATTTCTCATCCAAGAGAAAACTAAACTGGGAACGAATGTTAAGTTCCTCCTAGATGAGAAGAATAAACTGCAAGCTGACATTGAATTTCACAATGGAGAGAAGACTGAATTTATACGTTCCGTGATGGCTGATCTTAGTAAGTCCTTTTATGAACGTGAGAAAACATTGGCTGAGAatgaaaaaatgttcatagaGCTTAAAGAGATAAACCAAACATTGGTTGCTGAGGAAAAGTTTTACACTGAAGAGCTTCAGGAAGCTCGCCAAGTACTTATCAAG CAAATGGAGTCAGAAAAGGCAACCACAAATACGGTGATTGGagtaaaaaagagaaagagaagagatCCAGAGCTGTGGAATTTCAGAGAGAACAAGAGAGCCACGCTGAAAGAAGTCATTTGTTTTCAATTGAACCGTACAGATAAGTAA